The Aeoliella mucimassa genome includes the window GCAGGCATTGCGGAGGATGATCGCCAGTATCTGTTCCACGTCAAATACCGACTACCTGGTGGTGAGTCAGAATAAATCGGGGTGGAAAAAATAGCTCGACTGCCAGAGGGGACGCATTTACAATGGATGCGGTCCATCCCGTAATCTACTTAGCGTAACCTCTGGCATTTCTTATGGCTTTCGGTCCGTACATGTTGTTTGTGCTGATTGCAGGTGCCATGGTGCTTTACGCGATATGGACCTCGGCTAATCCGAGCTGGCCAATTCGCATCGTGGTTACCACGGAAGGGATGGTGGAATGCCGTGGGCTTCCCCGACAGCGGGTGCCACGGTTTGCCGAGTTCTTTGAGCAGCACGTGCAGGCGGAGCCAAAGTTGGTGGTGTTGGCTTGCCGAGACGCAGGGGGAGGCCTTCGTACCAGTTTCCGGGGACACATCGACGCCGGAACGAAGCAACGCATCCGCAACTACATGCTGGCCGAGCTGTAATCTCGCTGTCCTTCTGGGCCCTTCTGGTTGCTGGCGACAACTCCCCTGTGCGACCCGCACTTTCGTTACCGGTGGCCCTGTGGCCCTGGTTTTCCCAGCCCGCAAGAATTCTCAGGTAAAATTCTGGCACGTGGCAACCGATGGCTAATATTTGTAAGCCCAAAGGGCCGCAGCTTCCAACTAGCAACGCTGTTCCAGCTCGGATTTGTCCAGGCCGCGCAATCGTTGTCGGAACGCCCCTTAAGGCAGCACCCCGCCCTCCTTCTGTAAGCCACCGCGACCGGAGCCACCCGCCATGCTCGAAACCGTCCACGAAGTCCCACAGCTGATTGCCCGCATTTCTGCAGCCCTCGAATCGAGTCCCTACATTTCGCCTGGAAAGGTTCGTGTTGAGTCGGGCGAGGAAGGCGAGGTTCGGCTGCATGGTCGGGTGCAGACCTTTTTTGAGAAGCAAATGGCTCAAGAGTCGATTCGCCATCTCGCTGGCGAGAGCCGCATCCACAACATGGTAGAAGTTACTTGGTAGGTAGCTCGCCTTGCATCGCTCGGGTGTTTTCAAGCCGCACTGGGCGTGCCTGCTTAACGTGGGTAGTTCCGCGAAAGCGTAGGTTGGTGCTATCATCATAAGGTACGCGAGTGTTCTCCTCGTGTTGATGGCACCACCCCACTGCGGCTTTGATTCATGCTACGCACCCTGGCACGCTGGCTCGGCCTCACAGACGATCGCGCCGAACGTCTTCCCCACGTGACTCGGGAATGGCGCGAGATGCTGCGTCGCCATATCTGGCAGTATCAGTACCTCAGCAGTCGTCATCGCCTGCGGGTGGATGAAGTCGTTTGCCGCATGGTCGGAGAACACCGCTGGACCGGAGGTTCCGGTTATGAGGTGACCGACGAGATGCGAGTGGTTATTTCTGGCATCGTCGGGCTGATGTCGCTTGGTCTCGATGAGCCCTATACGTTCCCGCGGGTGCCGGAGATTATTCTCTATCCCAAGGGGTTTTTTGCCACGAGCGAGCAGATGTCGGCCTGGAGTTCCCATCCCGTGCTCGGCTCGAACCTCAATCAGCCCCGCTTGGGAGAAGCCTGGCAGTGGGGTCCCATCGTGCTGGCCTGGGATCGCATCGTCGATCCTTTCGACAACAGTGGTTGGCACGTTAACGTGGTGATTCATGAGTTTACGCATCACCTCGACGGCTTGGATGGCGATATGGAGGGAATGCCTCCGCTGGAGTCTTCGGAGCTCGAGCACGAATGGCACCGAGTCACCGAGCTCGATTACTTGCAGCTGGTAGGCGAAGCCAGGCGAGGAGAGCAAGGGCTGCTGAGCCATTACGGGGCGACGAACCGTGCAGAGTTTTTCGCGGTCGCCAGCGAGGTGTTCTTTGATCACCCGCACGATCTTCGCGACGAGCATCCCCATCTATACGAAGTGCTAGCGAAGTTCTTTCGGCAAAGCCCTGCCGATTTCCTGCCGCGCGACGCTCAGCCGCCAATTCATCGACGTGGCCGCACCGCCTGGCGTCGACCTCGCAGGTACCGGCCCGCTCCACAGCTCGAGATCGATCCCTTCGTACGAGGGCTTTCACAATATCAGGAGCAAGATTACCGCGGTGCGGTGGCCTCATTCAGCGAGGTGATTTCCAGCGATCCCGAAGATGGCGAAGCGTACACATCGCGAGGACTCGCGTATCTCGGACTTCAGCAATGGAACGAAGCACTAAGCGATGCCAATCAGGCTCTAGAGTTTGACGATAGCGACTACGACGCGCAGCTAGTACGAGGCTGTGCCTTGGTGCGATGCGGAGAACTGAAGCCCGGCATCCAATGCCTGCGGTACGCGGTGGAGCATACGAATTCATCTCTCGCCAACGCCCACTTAGGGTGGGCTTATCTCAAGCAGAACGAACCTCGTAAGGCCCTGCACCATCTTTCTCTTGCCCACGCGATCGAGCCGTACGATGCGCAAACCTTGCGATGGCGGGCGGAAGCTCATCTTCAAATGGGCGATGAGAAGCAAGCGGAAGACGATCGTCAGCGGGCCGACCGGCTCGACCCGACGGATTAGGGAATCGACAACGATTAAACAAAGGACTTAGCGATGGAACTCAAACCACACTTGCTGTTCATGCTCGAAGCTGCACGCACTAATACGTTGCAGCAACTTGAGACACTGACAAAGCCAGAGGAGTGGTTCTACCAACCAACCGCAGGGGCGAACCATCCGCTCTGGATCATGGGACACCTGGCCATGGCCGATAATCGCTTCGCCTGGAGATTCCGCGAAGCAACCGACTATAAGCCAGAAGGATACGCCGAATTGTTCTGGATCGGCACCAGCCCGGTCAGTGATGCCAGCTTGTATCCCGCCGTCGAAGAGGTGCGGAATTACCTGGACGACCGCCGGAGCAACCTGCTTTCGGTGGTCGAGGGACTCACGGAGGAAGAAATCGCCGCGCCGATGCCGCCGCTGGAGGGGAACCACCCGATGAACAGTGTTCCGTGTCACGGATCGTGGTTGTATTATGCAGCCATGCACGAAATGGTGCATGCGGGGCAACTAACTGTCTGCCGTCGTGGACTCGGCCAAAGCCCGCTGCGATAGGGCAAAACGTGCGAATGGTGGGCAGAGTCGCCTCGACGGAGTAAGCTGGTAGGAGTTCCCCCTGCCCTTCCCCGCCTAGCCGCGATGCCTGTGCCTGCCTACTGCCAACCATCCGCCTACCAGGCTCTACGAGACGAAATTGCAACCATGGAGACCCCGGTCGGCCTGGTGCGCGCTGCATGCGCGATCGCCGCCCACGAAGCGGGGGTGCTTGAGACCGTCCGGACGCTGGAATCGCTCAACGCGCTAGTACGCACGGTGGAGCATCGCTCGCCGAGCAAGTCGCAAGACGCGTTGATCGCTAACTTGCACGACGTGCTGTTCGACGTCATTCAGCTCACCGGCAACGTAGACGACTATTGCAATCCTGAGAATAGTTATCTGCCGAATGTCGTCACAAGTCGACGAGGCTTGCCGATCACCCTGTCGCTGGTCTACTACTACGTGGCCTGCGAACTGGGCCTTGTCGCCCACGGGGTGAACTCGCCAGGGCATTTTATGGTGGCTGTCGAAACCACCGAGGGGGACCAGCCGACGCTAATGTTCGTCGACCCGTTCTATGGGGGCTCGCTACTGTCGCTCCCCGAGGCGTTTGAGCGGATTATGCAAGCGACGGGGAAGTTCATCGAGCCCGATCCTCGGTTGCTGGCTCCGGCAAGCCATCAGGACTGGCTGCGACGTATTATTCTGAATCTCATTGCTATCTTTGCTCGCAACGGCCGTGAGCGAGATCTCCATGCCATGCAAGAAATGCTGAGTCTGGTGGAGGGGAACCATGTGGAATAAACCGATTCGACCATGCGTGTTTGGCTGTTGGCTGATTGCGATGCTAATCTCAGCCACATGTTGGGCGGATGTTGTGGTGATTGCTAACCGCACTGACCGAAGGATTCCGATCGAGATCAAGTTGCCTGGCGGGGATCCTTGGCAAGTCACGCTTACTCCAGGGGAGTCTCGTCCCATCTTTGCGGACACCACGAGTACGGTCTCCTTAAACACTGGCGAAGCCATCGCTCAGTACAACCTGCAGCCTGGTGCGGTCTACTTTATTGGCGCCCGCGACAACGGTACCATCGACCTGCAGCGGATCGGACTCGGCGACGATTCCGCCTTTCTCGCGGGACTGCCAGGCTCGGCGGCAACCACGCCCGCCGCGACTATTCCGGTGAAGATACTCGTCGACGACGAGGAGATCACCCGTCGCTCGGTATGGGAAGCAACACTCCGCAAACGCGTCGAAGCTGCCTCGAAGATCCTGCATCGCCATGCGATGGTGAAGCTCAACGTTGTGGCGGTCGATACCTGGGACTCGAACGATACCGAAAACAACTTCACCAACAGTCTCAATGAGTTCGAAGAGGAGGTTGACCCTTTCCCTGGCCAGCTCGCGATTGGATTCAGCAGCCAGTACGAAATCAAGAAGGGACGCATCCACATGGGCGGAACCCATGGTGCCCTGCGACCGCACATTTTGCTTCGGGAGTGGTCGCATCTTTCGACGGAGAATGAGAAACTGGAACTACTACTCCACGAACTCGGGCACTACCTTGGGGCCGCTCATAGCCCCGAGCCCGATAGCGCCATGCGGCCGGTGCTGGGCGATGGTCAGGCGCGACGGGCTGGATATGTCATTCGTTACGACCCGGTGAATACGCTCATCATGTCGATGGTCGGCGAGGAAGTGCGTCGCCGACGAGTCGAGAGCTTCGAGGAGATGGCACCTGCGACGCAGCGACGTCTAAAGTCAATCTACAAGATTCTTGGTTACGCCAAACCCGAAGATCCGGCCGCTGGCGTACTTTCCAGGCAACTGCGCGCCCGACGTGACGACGATCCCACAACAGCGGCTACCAGAAAAGTGTTGAGCGAAATGACCCAGTTCGCCCGCACGAATCAAAGTCTGTATCCTGCCGACTCCGGGCGTCCTGGGCCCTGGCGGGTAGAGGGGGAAGAGCTGTTCAATCAACTGGTCCGGTCCGCGGCGAAAGCAGCCACCGAAGTACCCGAGGAACAGCAGGTCAAATCGTTTCTCATGGGCATCGGTATCGGCATTGGCGACCCGCAAGAACAATCTCGCCGGCTAACTGCCATCGATCGGCTGGTCAATATAATCGACACGCCAGCCGATCGGTCGATCCGCAAGTCCTATATCGGGCAGCCAACCGTGCAGAAACGGAACGACTTGGCGCGGCACTTCTCGGTGGCTGCGATGCTCGTAGCCAGTGGTGGTAAAGACTCGGCCGAAGCGATCAGTATGGCCAAGGAGCTGGTCGATTCGAACCGCGGAACCGGTTTCAGCTTTGCCGATCTGGCGGCCGACAAGTCG containing:
- a CDS encoding transglutaminase-like domain-containing protein, which gives rise to MPVPAYCQPSAYQALRDEIATMETPVGLVRAACAIAAHEAGVLETVRTLESLNALVRTVEHRSPSKSQDALIANLHDVLFDVIQLTGNVDDYCNPENSYLPNVVTSRRGLPITLSLVYYYVACELGLVAHGVNSPGHFMVAVETTEGDQPTLMFVDPFYGGSLLSLPEAFERIMQATGKFIEPDPRLLAPASHQDWLRRIILNLIAIFARNGRERDLHAMQEMLSLVEGNHVE
- a CDS encoding matrixin family metalloprotease, which translates into the protein MPGGDPWQVTLTPGESRPIFADTTSTVSLNTGEAIAQYNLQPGAVYFIGARDNGTIDLQRIGLGDDSAFLAGLPGSAATTPAATIPVKILVDDEEITRRSVWEATLRKRVEAASKILHRHAMVKLNVVAVDTWDSNDTENNFTNSLNEFEEEVDPFPGQLAIGFSSQYEIKKGRIHMGGTHGALRPHILLREWSHLSTENEKLELLLHELGHYLGAAHSPEPDSAMRPVLGDGQARRAGYVIRYDPVNTLIMSMVGEEVRRRRVESFEEMAPATQRRLKSIYKILGYAKPEDPAAGVLSRQLRARRDDDPTTAATRKVLSEMTQFARTNQSLYPADSGRPGPWRVEGEELFNQLVRSAAKAATEVPEEQQVKSFLMGIGIGIGDPQEQSRRLTAIDRLVNIIDTPADRSIRKSYIGQPTVQKRNDLARHFSVAAMLVASGGKDSAEAISMAKELVDSNRGTGFSFADLAADKSGIYLAQQLMDGKLKLSDVANNFEAKNYIVSVAGFPEGMTTMQFIQQFGGQNDDRFKQMQERIETGIQGLPAYKAGAKP
- a CDS encoding DinB family protein encodes the protein MELKPHLLFMLEAARTNTLQQLETLTKPEEWFYQPTAGANHPLWIMGHLAMADNRFAWRFREATDYKPEGYAELFWIGTSPVSDASLYPAVEEVRNYLDDRRSNLLSVVEGLTEEEIAAPMPPLEGNHPMNSVPCHGSWLYYAAMHEMVHAGQLTVCRRGLGQSPLR
- a CDS encoding zinc-dependent peptidase, which produces MLRTLARWLGLTDDRAERLPHVTREWREMLRRHIWQYQYLSSRHRLRVDEVVCRMVGEHRWTGGSGYEVTDEMRVVISGIVGLMSLGLDEPYTFPRVPEIILYPKGFFATSEQMSAWSSHPVLGSNLNQPRLGEAWQWGPIVLAWDRIVDPFDNSGWHVNVVIHEFTHHLDGLDGDMEGMPPLESSELEHEWHRVTELDYLQLVGEARRGEQGLLSHYGATNRAEFFAVASEVFFDHPHDLRDEHPHLYEVLAKFFRQSPADFLPRDAQPPIHRRGRTAWRRPRRYRPAPQLEIDPFVRGLSQYQEQDYRGAVASFSEVISSDPEDGEAYTSRGLAYLGLQQWNEALSDANQALEFDDSDYDAQLVRGCALVRCGELKPGIQCLRYAVEHTNSSLANAHLGWAYLKQNEPRKALHHLSLAHAIEPYDAQTLRWRAEAHLQMGDEKQAEDDRQRADRLDPTD
- a CDS encoding BON domain-containing protein → MLETVHEVPQLIARISAALESSPYISPGKVRVESGEEGEVRLHGRVQTFFEKQMAQESIRHLAGESRIHNMVEVTW